In the genome of Nocardioides seonyuensis, one region contains:
- the ftsX gene encoding permease-like cell division protein FtsX translates to MQLRYVFSELGQGLRRNLTMHLAVVLTLFVSLTLVGVGVMFNQQAAKAAEQWGNELQITVYLCRSNDPTPVCPNDVTDAQKAEIATVVEENPEVATYRFESSQQALDKARELYGAELFAGDNPAITVDDMPQSIWITLEDPEKYEGITSAVQGLDGVAKVRDMRDQIAPILWMMKAMQSVALGTAAFLVFAALLLVANTIRLAAFARRKEIGIMRWIGASTLYIALPFLLEALVTAIVGVLLAGGTLAGFVYFGIERLSANQLKFIPWIGWSEFWMAFASVAVLGPLLTLLPTLVLTRKYLKV, encoded by the coding sequence ATGCAGCTTCGTTATGTCTTCTCCGAGCTCGGCCAGGGCCTGCGTCGCAACCTGACGATGCACCTGGCCGTGGTGCTGACCCTGTTCGTCTCGCTGACGCTGGTCGGTGTGGGCGTGATGTTCAACCAGCAGGCCGCCAAGGCTGCCGAGCAGTGGGGCAACGAGCTCCAGATCACCGTCTACCTGTGCCGCTCCAACGACCCGACCCCGGTGTGCCCCAACGATGTGACGGACGCGCAGAAGGCCGAGATCGCGACGGTGGTGGAGGAGAACCCCGAGGTGGCGACCTACCGCTTCGAGTCCAGCCAGCAGGCCCTCGACAAGGCTCGTGAGCTCTACGGTGCCGAGCTCTTCGCCGGCGACAACCCGGCGATCACCGTCGACGACATGCCGCAGAGCATCTGGATCACCCTGGAGGACCCCGAGAAGTACGAAGGCATCACCAGCGCGGTCCAGGGCCTCGACGGGGTCGCGAAGGTGCGCGACATGCGCGACCAGATCGCGCCCATCCTGTGGATGATGAAGGCGATGCAGTCGGTGGCGCTCGGCACGGCCGCCTTCCTGGTCTTCGCCGCCCTCCTCCTGGTGGCCAACACGATCCGGCTGGCGGCGTTCGCGCGGCGCAAGGAGATCGGCATCATGCGGTGGATCGGCGCCTCGACGCTCTACATCGCGCTGCCGTTCCTCCTCGAGGCGCTGGTCACCGCGATCGTGGGCGTGCTGCTCGCCGGGGGGACCCTGGCGGGCTTCGTCTACTTCGGGATCGAGCGGCTCTCGGCCAACCAGCTGAAGTTCATTCCCTGGATCGGCTGGTCGGAGTTCTGGATGGCCTTCGCCTCCGTGGCGGTGCTCGGGCCGCTGCTCACGTTGCTTCCGACACTCGTACTGACACGCAAATACCTCAAAGTGTGA
- the ftsE gene encoding cell division ATP-binding protein FtsE has protein sequence MIRFEKVTKTYPGHPNPALDRVSVDIEKGEFVFLVGSSGSGKSTFLRLVLREYRPTSGRVYVAGKEIDRLASWKVPRLRRDIGTVFQDFRLLPNKTVSENVAFALQVLGKSRKEINQLVPETLELVGLTGKGDRMPDELSGGEQQRVAVARAFVNRPMILIADEPTGNLDPNTSVGIMKLLDRINRTGTTVVMATHDAGIVDQMRKRVIELDHGHVIRDQAQGVYGVQN, from the coding sequence GTGATTCGTTTCGAGAAGGTCACCAAGACCTATCCCGGCCACCCCAACCCCGCGCTCGACCGCGTCTCGGTCGACATCGAGAAGGGCGAGTTCGTCTTCCTCGTGGGGTCCTCGGGGTCCGGCAAGTCGACCTTCCTGCGGCTGGTGCTGCGCGAGTACCGTCCCACCAGCGGCCGCGTCTACGTCGCCGGCAAGGAGATCGACCGGCTGGCCAGCTGGAAGGTGCCGCGACTGCGCCGCGACATCGGCACGGTCTTCCAGGACTTCCGCCTGCTCCCCAACAAGACCGTCAGCGAGAACGTCGCCTTCGCCCTGCAGGTGCTCGGCAAGTCCCGCAAGGAGATCAACCAGCTGGTCCCCGAGACGCTCGAGCTGGTGGGCCTGACCGGCAAGGGCGACCGGATGCCCGACGAGCTCTCCGGCGGCGAGCAGCAGCGCGTCGCCGTCGCGCGCGCCTTCGTCAACCGGCCGATGATCCTGATCGCCGACGAGCCCACGGGAAACCTCGACCCCAACACCTCGGTCGGCATCATGAAGCTGCTCGACCGCATCAACCGCACCGGCACGACCGTCGTGATGGCGACCCACGACGCCGGGATCGTCGACCAGATGCGCAAGCGCGTCATCGAGCTGGACCACGGCCACGTCATCCGCGACCAGGCGCAGGGCGTCTACGGCGTCCAGAACTAG
- a CDS encoding SigE family RNA polymerase sigma factor has product MGPAPEQEFAQFYDATWPRTLACTYAMTGEIGVAEELAQEAYTRAWARWSQIARYDEPGAWVRQVATRLAVSRWRRSRAARSWQQRHRHVIEVDGPSETSALLITALRQLPEAQRRAIVLHHLADFPVEEVARLEKCPSGTVKARLSRGRAALGEILADPSQNGAPTHA; this is encoded by the coding sequence ATGGGGCCAGCGCCCGAGCAGGAGTTCGCGCAGTTCTACGACGCGACGTGGCCGCGCACCCTGGCGTGCACCTACGCCATGACCGGCGAGATCGGCGTGGCCGAGGAGCTGGCCCAGGAGGCCTACACGCGGGCATGGGCGCGCTGGTCCCAGATCGCGCGGTACGACGAGCCGGGCGCGTGGGTGCGCCAGGTGGCGACACGCCTGGCCGTGAGCAGGTGGAGGCGGAGCCGGGCGGCCAGGTCCTGGCAGCAGCGCCACCGCCACGTGATCGAGGTCGACGGCCCGAGCGAGACCTCTGCGCTGCTGATCACCGCCCTGCGCCAGCTCCCCGAGGCCCAGCGCCGCGCGATCGTCCTCCACCACCTCGCGGACTTCCCGGTCGAGGAGGTCGCCCGCCTCGAGAAGTGCCCCAGCGGCACCGTCAAGGCGCGTCTCTCCCGCGGCCGCGCCGCGCTCGGCGAGATCCTCGCCGACCCCAGCCAGAACGGAGCACCCACGCATGCCTGA
- the prfB gene encoding peptide chain release factor 2, whose product MAGIEFDTEIRQLRATMKTIGQVLDLDRMRTEVADLGEQVAAPDLWDDQANATRVTGRLSALQGELDRFTGLESRIEDLALMVEMGQEEGDAETLADSERELTRIKKSVESLEIRTLLSGEYDERDAIVSIRSGAGGVDAADFAEMLMRMYTRWAEQHKYGVEVYDVSYAEEAGIKSAEFAIRAPYAYGTLSVESGTHRLVRISPFDNQGRRQTSFAAVEVIPVLEQTDEIEIDENDIRTDVYRSGGPGGQSVNTTDSAVRLTHIPTGTVVSCQNEKSQLQNKASAMVVLKAKLLALKKAEEAALKKDLKGDVAASWGDQMRNYVLNPYQVVKDLRTGHESGNPAAVFDGALDDFMEAGIRWRRGAEKADA is encoded by the coding sequence GTGGCAGGCATTGAGTTCGACACCGAGATCCGACAGCTGCGAGCGACCATGAAGACCATCGGCCAGGTCCTCGACCTCGACCGGATGCGCACCGAGGTCGCCGACCTCGGCGAGCAGGTCGCCGCGCCCGACCTCTGGGACGACCAGGCCAACGCGACCCGGGTGACCGGCCGCCTCTCCGCGCTGCAGGGCGAGCTCGACCGCTTCACCGGCCTGGAGTCCCGCATCGAGGACCTCGCGCTCATGGTCGAGATGGGCCAGGAGGAGGGCGACGCCGAGACGCTCGCCGACTCCGAGCGAGAGCTCACCCGCATCAAGAAGTCCGTCGAGTCGCTCGAGATCCGCACGCTCCTGTCGGGAGAGTACGACGAGCGCGACGCCATCGTGAGCATCCGCTCGGGCGCCGGCGGGGTCGACGCGGCCGACTTCGCCGAGATGCTCATGCGGATGTACACGCGCTGGGCCGAGCAGCACAAGTACGGCGTCGAGGTCTATGACGTCTCCTACGCCGAGGAGGCCGGCATCAAGTCGGCCGAGTTCGCCATCAGGGCGCCCTACGCCTACGGCACCCTGTCGGTCGAGTCCGGGACCCACCGCCTGGTGCGGATCAGCCCCTTCGACAACCAGGGCCGGCGCCAGACGTCCTTCGCGGCCGTCGAGGTCATCCCGGTGCTCGAGCAGACCGACGAGATCGAGATCGACGAGAACGACATCCGCACCGACGTCTACCGCTCCGGCGGACCTGGCGGCCAGTCGGTCAACACCACCGACTCCGCCGTACGACTGACGCACATCCCGACCGGGACGGTCGTCTCCTGTCAGAACGAGAAGTCCCAGCTGCAGAACAAGGCCTCCGCCATGGTGGTGCTCAAGGCCAAGCTCCTCGCGCTCAAGAAGGCGGAGGAGGCCGCGCTGAAGAAGGACCTCAAGGGCGACGTCGCCGCGAGCTGGGGCGACCAGATGCGCAACTACGTGCTCAACCCCTACCAGGTGGTCAAGGACCTGCGCACCGGCCACGAGTCCGGCAACCCCGCCGCGGTGTTCGACGGGGCGCTCGACGACTTCATGGAGGCCGGCATCCGCTGGCGCCGCGGTGCGGAGAAGGCAGACGCCTGA
- a CDS encoding M23 family metallopeptidase, with protein MRLFPRTARRRLAAASFAVVMAVGATSAPQTSATAGVSAADDLKNKQRHVQKKLKGAETDLDHSSAALSKATSRLEAARTQLTAAQAELATARGKLEVAEEKDAAMQAALAEAEAELAAAEAELEAGRVARDEQRQHVASMVADMYSEGDPELLAFSSLVNADTTEDLTRQEGVRDVVVGQEVRAYDELKATEVLLEVRERQVTEARDVVAVQRKAAAEQLALRQQLEAEKEAARTTVAGLVSERSAAQREARKARAADAAKLRVLQRQDAKIKEMLRRRALAALRRARARAARANARAGADAPSGGTLSWPVSTYVTSPFGYRDHPIYHYWGLHDGVDFGGGCGVPMRASADGRVVASYWSAVYGQRLVVDYGVQRGVSLAAIYNHASRYTVGVGAQVSRGEVVGYTGDTGWSTACHLHYTVLANGRPVDPMNWF; from the coding sequence GTGCGTCTCTTCCCCCGTACCGCCCGCCGCCGCCTGGCCGCAGCATCCTTTGCCGTGGTCATGGCCGTGGGCGCCACCTCAGCCCCCCAGACCTCAGCGACCGCCGGGGTGTCCGCTGCCGACGACCTCAAGAACAAGCAGCGCCACGTGCAGAAGAAGCTCAAGGGCGCCGAGACCGACCTCGACCACTCCAGCGCGGCGCTGAGCAAGGCCACGAGCCGGCTCGAGGCCGCACGCACCCAGCTCACCGCCGCCCAGGCCGAGCTCGCCACTGCACGGGGCAAGCTCGAGGTGGCAGAGGAGAAGGACGCCGCCATGCAGGCGGCCCTCGCCGAGGCAGAGGCCGAGCTGGCTGCCGCCGAGGCCGAGCTCGAGGCCGGCCGCGTCGCCCGCGACGAGCAGCGCCAGCACGTCGCCTCCATGGTGGCCGACATGTACTCCGAGGGAGATCCCGAGCTCCTCGCATTCTCCTCCCTGGTCAACGCCGACACCACCGAGGACCTCACCCGCCAGGAGGGCGTCCGTGACGTGGTCGTGGGCCAGGAGGTGCGGGCGTACGACGAGCTGAAGGCCACCGAGGTGCTGCTCGAGGTCCGCGAGCGCCAGGTGACCGAGGCCCGCGACGTCGTCGCCGTCCAGCGCAAGGCCGCGGCCGAGCAGCTGGCCCTGCGGCAGCAGCTGGAGGCCGAGAAGGAGGCCGCGCGCACGACCGTCGCCGGCCTCGTGAGCGAGCGCTCCGCCGCCCAGCGCGAGGCCCGCAAGGCGCGTGCGGCCGACGCCGCCAAGCTCCGCGTGCTCCAGAGGCAGGACGCCAAGATCAAGGAGATGCTGCGCCGCCGTGCCCTCGCCGCGCTGCGCCGTGCCCGGGCCCGCGCCGCCCGTGCCAACGCCCGTGCCGGAGCCGACGCGCCCAGCGGGGGCACCCTGAGCTGGCCGGTCAGCACCTACGTCACCTCGCCGTTCGGCTACCGCGACCACCCGATCTACCACTACTGGGGCCTCCACGACGGCGTCGACTTCGGCGGCGGCTGTGGCGTCCCGATGCGCGCGTCCGCCGACGGTCGCGTGGTGGCGTCCTACTGGAGCGCGGTCTACGGCCAGCGCCTCGTCGTCGACTACGGCGTCCAGCGCGGGGTCAGCCTGGCCGCGATCTACAACCACGCCAGCCGCTACACCGTCGGCGTCGGCGCGCAGGTCTCGCGCGGCGAGGTCGTGGGCTACACCGGCGACACCGGCTGGTCGACGGCCTGCCACCTGCACTACACGGTGCTGGCCAACGGTCGCCCGGTCGACCCGATGAACTGGTTCTGA
- the smpB gene encoding SsrA-binding protein SmpB — protein sequence MPKEQGQKMVAQNKKARHDYHIEDTWEAGLVLMGTEVKSLRMGRASLMDGFAEVDNGEVWLLGVHIPEYTQGTWTNHSARRRRKLLLNRSEIAKIERKITDKGYTIVPLALYFKDGRAKVEIGLARGKKAYDKRHSLAERQANREKEQAVQRRLKGYQD from the coding sequence ATGCCGAAGGAGCAAGGCCAGAAGATGGTCGCGCAGAACAAGAAGGCGCGCCACGACTACCACATCGAGGACACCTGGGAGGCCGGGCTCGTCCTGATGGGGACCGAGGTCAAGTCGCTGCGGATGGGGCGCGCCTCGTTGATGGACGGCTTCGCCGAGGTGGACAACGGCGAGGTGTGGCTGCTGGGCGTCCACATCCCCGAATACACCCAGGGCACCTGGACCAACCACTCCGCGCGACGCCGCCGCAAGCTCCTGCTCAACCGCTCCGAGATCGCCAAGATCGAGCGCAAGATCACCGACAAGGGCTACACCATCGTGCCGCTCGCGCTCTACTTCAAGGACGGCCGCGCCAAGGTCGAGATCGGGCTGGCGCGAGGCAAGAAGGCCTACGACAAGCGCCACTCGCTGGCCGAGCGCCAGGCCAACCGGGAGAAGGAGCAGGCCGTCCAGCGCCGGCTCAAGGGCTACCAGGACTAG